CATATAGTGCAAAAACAGTTTATAATTAGGATTGCCGTTTCCTTCCGCAAGTTTTTTATTGTATTTAAGCATAAAAATCTTGCATACTTGATAACTCTGCGTGGTAGTTAAATCAGTTTTTTTCTTATAAATAGATTTACCGGCTATATAAGCGGCTTCGTCAAGTTTCTGTAAATTAGAATATACGTCGGCATGAGCAAGCGAAATCATCGAAATAAAAGAAAGAACTAAAACCGTAAAAAAAAATATTTTTTTCAATTTTTGTCCCCCCTAAATATTTATATTTAGCAATAAAGCAGCAATAGCATTAATTTCTTCTACCGAAAATATCTGAGACGTGTTATCGAACATACTTACTGCATTGCTGACAGCATCGTATCTTGACTTTGCGGGTTTATTCAAAGAACTCGTCATATGAGCATCATCGATGAACCTGTCGGCTATGCCGATAACATAAGCGCTTCTCGAAACTCCCGTCATCTTTTTGTTGTAGCCTTTTGCTAAAGGCAATTCGTGGTGGTCTAAAATAGCCAACGTCGAAACGGGAGATATTGGTAATGCCGAATTAGCCGATAACTTAGTATGTTGTTTCATCATATCGTATTCGCCTCCAGTTAAATCTCCCTTATATAAAATATATTCGGGTATGCCGATAAGACCGCTATTAGCCATATACGAAGCTACCACTAAATCTTCTTTTTCTAATCTGGCTTCTTCATTATTACCGCTTTTAATCAAGTCGAAATCCATTTTTAGAAGCTCAAATATCGACATCGCCACTGCGCCCGTCTTTACGCATTTGTCGAATATTATAGGCTTATTGACCGCTACGTACCCTAAAATCGTGTTTAAAGATTTTATTTTTTCGGATACCGGCTGCACCTGATTATTTTCAGGATTTGGATTTTCTTGCGACGGTTCTTGAATATCCGCATTGTCTTGATTAACGGTTTCTTCCGTTTGAACGCCTGCCGTCTCAGTGGTTTGTTCTTGTAGTTCTTCTTGATTCTCCAGCATAATATTAATCCTCCTATGATTTTTTTGACTTGCAAGTATATTTTATATACCAAGCTTTACATCCCACGGTAAACAAAGGAATAAATGCGCTTATTCCGTAAACCAAAGCGCTTTTTACCATAAGGTCGAAAAAAGACGGCCTTATTAATTTATAAAACAACAAAGAGTAATAAACCCTTTTCTGCGGCAAACTTCTGTCTATGAATTTTGCCCAAGAAAAAAAAGTAACGAAATAATGCCCTATCGAGACAAAGCCGGATAATTTATAAAGCAGATAAAAAACAACTATTGAAAAACCGCCTATAAGCCCTATCATAACCGTTCTTCCCGTTAGAAGGGATAATATAGCTATTTTGGTTATTCTTCCCGTATAAAGGCTTGCAAGGGTCAGGCAAAGCATTAAATAAGCTATAAGCGGAAGAAGCGCAACCGATATTAAAAGAACCTGCTTAAATAACCCTATCGGATGTCCGGTAAAAAAATATACGTAATCAGGTATTATAAAGGCAAGCAGAGGAAATAAGAGTAAAGTAAAAAGCAGTTCAAAAGAACCGTGTTTCATTCCTACGTTCATATACTCAAGCCTGTCTTTATAAGTAAATCTGTCTGTTTGCAATTTAACGCCCTCTAATTCTATAGCTCTCCATTTTTGCACTTGGTCTATAACTTCCATAAATGTTAGAACTTTTTTCTTTTTTTCGGGCATCATAACGCCCGGAGTGCCTGAGCCTTGATTAAACATACCATCGAAATCATCATTATTCATAGCTCGGATACCCCCATACAAGGGAGGAGAGCTATCCTCCTTGTTTTAAAAGTTTCAATCAACCTTAATTTTATATATTTAACCGAAGCGTTGATTTTTTCTCCGGTCAAAAGCCTTAAATCAAAATAGCCTGAACTTCTTAAGCTGTAAATAAAGCACTCTATCTTGCCGTATAATACCTTATCAAACCTGTGGAAACCAAAAGCCTGTTTAATGGTATTAACCTTTCTTTTACCGCCTTTAAGCAGGTTAGCCTTAAATAAAGAGCGGTTACACTTGCGGACGTATTTAATGAAATAGTTATTGTCCGTCCTTTCCTGTCCGCTCCCGCCTGCTATGCAAAAGGCGTCGTTAGCGTGGCTCTTTTCGAGTTTTAACGCTATCCTTGAGGACTTGGTAAGGTAGCCGTAAGTAATGCTAACGGCGTTGCCTAACTCCCGCAGCTTATTAACTATCTTCCAGCGCAGGATAGACATAATAGTTTCAGCTTTAAAGGCTTTATGTTTCTTGACTTTAAGCTCTATCTTGCCTTTATGATACGCCTTATGGCAACTTTCGCATAATGTTATAAGGTTATCCGGTCTATCCCCGCCTGTCTGACGGCTTTCGATGTGGTGAACGTTTAATACCTTATCCTTGCTCTTGCCGTTACAAGCTTGGCATTTATGACCGTCCCTGTAAAGAACGTATTCCCTTACGTTCCAAAAGTCCTTTTGATCGCCGTTCTGATAGTCCGTTCCCGTTATATCCGGATTCTTAATTTTCTGGATATCGAAAACAGCGGCTTCGACGGTAATCTCCGATACAGGCAATATAGACTTAACAAAATCTACCGCTTTAACATGCTCGTTAAGCCTGTGTTCTACGCTCGGAGCGAGCCAACCGGCTTTAATACCACGGTTTAAGAAACGAGCCTTGCGATACCATAACCTATTGCGTCTCGTCCTGCGGTATTGCCTTTTCTCCGATAAGAGCTTTTGTATGTCGGTTCGTA
This DNA window, taken from Candidatus Acidulodesulfobacterium acidiphilum, encodes the following:
- a CDS encoding HNH endonuclease, yielding MLVYVLSIDGKPLMPCKAAKARKLLKQGRAKVVKRTPFTIQLNFDCENQVQDVKLGVDTGYKHVGLSAVSSDKELFRSEVELRTDIQKLLSEKRQYRRTRRNRLWYRKARFLNRGIKAGWLAPSVEHRLNEHVKAVDFVKSILPVSEITVEAAVFDIQKIKNPDITGTDYQNGDQKDFWNVREYVLYRDGHKCQACNGKSKDKVLNVHHIESRQTGGDRPDNLITLCESCHKAYHKGKIELKVKKHKAFKAETIMSILRWKIVNKLRELGNAVSITYGYLTKSSRIALKLEKSHANDAFCIAGGSGQERTDNNYFIKYVRKCNRSLFKANLLKGGKRKVNTIKQAFGFHRFDKVLYGKIECFIYSLRSSGYFDLRLLTGEKINASVKYIKLRLIETFKTRRIALLPCMGVSEL